One genomic region from Streptomyces sp. NBC_00457 encodes:
- a CDS encoding copper chaperone PCu(A)C — translation MKRIALTSTALVSTLALAGCGGSASADSEPELSVRAAYMPQPVSDSMAAGFLTIANKGGTKDELTSATSDAGTVTVHETAGSAMREVASLDVPAHGQLVFKSGGNHLMFEKLKRKPKQGETVSVELHFAESGPITVEMPVKPATYNPKTGH, via the coding sequence GTGAAGCGGATCGCCCTGACCAGCACGGCCCTGGTGAGCACACTGGCCCTGGCCGGCTGCGGCGGCTCGGCCTCCGCGGACAGCGAACCCGAACTGTCCGTCCGCGCCGCCTACATGCCCCAGCCGGTCTCGGACTCCATGGCGGCGGGCTTCCTCACCATCGCCAACAAGGGCGGCACCAAGGACGAGCTGACCTCCGCCACCAGCGACGCCGGCACGGTCACCGTCCACGAGACCGCCGGTTCGGCGATGCGGGAGGTCGCCTCCCTCGACGTACCCGCACACGGTCAACTCGTGTTCAAGAGCGGCGGAAACCACCTGATGTTCGAGAAGCTGAAGCGGAAGCCGAAGCAAGGCGAGACGGTCTCCGTGGAACTGCACTTCGCCGAGTCCGGCCCGATCACGGTTGAGATGCCGGTGAAGCCGGCGACGTACAACCCCAAGACCGGGCACTGA
- a CDS encoding ABC transporter permease, producing MYDPTVARLTYRALLGRRRALILGALPLLLIAISVIVRALVGTDDQTAADLLGGLALATMVPIIGVIAGTGAIGPEIDDGSVVYLLSKPVKRPTIIFTKLIVAIAVTMVFSAVPTLIAGFILNGNGQQIAVAYTVAALVASIAYAALFLLLGTVSRHAVVFGLVYALVWEALFGSLVSGARTLSVQQWALAVAHKVAGGDMVTSDVGLTTATVLLVVVTILATWYAGQKLRSLTLAGEE from the coding sequence ATGTACGACCCCACAGTCGCCCGACTCACCTACCGGGCCCTGCTCGGCCGGCGCCGGGCCCTCATCCTGGGCGCCCTGCCCCTACTGCTCATCGCGATCTCCGTGATCGTGCGCGCCCTGGTCGGCACGGACGATCAGACCGCGGCGGATCTGCTGGGCGGCCTCGCGCTCGCCACCATGGTGCCGATCATCGGCGTCATCGCCGGCACCGGAGCGATCGGCCCGGAGATCGATGACGGCTCCGTGGTCTATCTGCTGTCCAAGCCGGTGAAACGCCCCACGATCATCTTCACCAAGCTGATCGTCGCGATCGCCGTGACCATGGTGTTCTCGGCGGTGCCGACCCTGATCGCCGGCTTCATCCTCAACGGCAACGGCCAGCAGATCGCCGTCGCCTACACGGTCGCCGCACTGGTCGCCTCCATCGCGTACGCCGCGCTCTTCCTTCTGCTGGGCACGGTGTCCCGGCACGCGGTGGTCTTCGGACTCGTCTACGCCCTGGTCTGGGAGGCTCTGTTCGGCTCCCTGGTCTCCGGCGCGCGCACGCTCAGCGTCCAGCAGTGGGCGCTGGCCGTCGCCCACAAGGTCGCCGGCGGAGACATGGTGACCTCGGACGTCGGACTGACGACGGCCACGGTGCTGCTGGTCGTGGTGACGATCCTCGCCACCTGGTACGCCGGGCAGAAGCTGCGGTCGCTGACGCTGGCGGGCGAGGAGTAG
- the efeB gene encoding iron uptake transporter deferrochelatase/peroxidase subunit: MAEHTSIPGARTPDAPDAVPVAHEGISRRKLLGTAGATGLVLGAAGGAVGYTAAPSEATPLTSLGDGQAMFHGKHQPGITEGLQARGHLVAFDLTAGAGRKEAAALLRRWSETARRLMAGEAAKQDDTDVARDAGPSSLTVTFGFGHSFFARTGLEKQRPVSLDPLPDFSSDHLDKNRSNGDLWVQIGADDALVAFHALRAIQKDAGSAARIRWQMNGFNRSPGATAHPMTARNLMGQIDGTRNPKPSESDFDRRIFVPASPSKDPEWMANGSYAVVRRIRMLLDDWEQLSIKAQEDVIGRRKSDGAPLSGGGETTEMDLEKTDAQGNLVVPINAHARITRPDQNGGAAMLRRPFSYHDGFDTDGVPDAGLLFVCWQADPLRGFVTVQRKLDRGDALSKFIRHEASGLFAVPGGAAEGEYVGQRLLEG; the protein is encoded by the coding sequence ATGGCTGAGCACACGTCCATCCCTGGGGCCCGTACGCCTGACGCCCCTGACGCGGTTCCCGTCGCGCACGAGGGCATTTCGCGGCGGAAGCTCCTCGGCACCGCCGGTGCCACCGGGCTCGTCCTCGGCGCGGCGGGCGGTGCCGTGGGGTACACGGCGGCGCCCTCGGAGGCCACGCCGCTGACCTCGCTCGGCGACGGGCAGGCGATGTTTCACGGGAAACATCAGCCCGGCATCACCGAGGGGCTGCAGGCTCGCGGGCACCTGGTCGCCTTCGACCTGACGGCGGGCGCGGGACGCAAGGAAGCCGCCGCGCTGCTGCGGCGCTGGTCGGAGACGGCCCGGCGGCTGATGGCGGGGGAGGCGGCGAAGCAGGACGACACGGATGTGGCGCGGGACGCCGGGCCGTCCTCGCTGACGGTCACCTTCGGCTTCGGGCACAGCTTCTTCGCCCGTACCGGCCTGGAGAAACAGCGGCCGGTCTCCCTCGACCCGCTGCCCGACTTCTCCTCCGACCACCTCGACAAGAACCGCAGCAACGGCGACCTGTGGGTCCAGATCGGCGCCGACGACGCCCTGGTCGCCTTCCACGCGCTGCGCGCCATCCAGAAGGACGCGGGCAGCGCGGCCCGCATCCGCTGGCAGATGAACGGCTTCAACCGCTCGCCCGGCGCCACCGCCCACCCCATGACGGCACGCAACCTCATGGGCCAGATCGACGGCACCCGCAACCCCAAGCCGAGCGAGTCCGACTTCGACCGGCGGATCTTCGTGCCGGCGTCCCCGTCGAAGGACCCGGAGTGGATGGCCAACGGCTCCTACGCCGTCGTACGACGCATCCGCATGCTCCTCGACGACTGGGAGCAGCTCTCCATCAAGGCCCAGGAGGACGTCATCGGGCGCCGCAAGTCCGACGGGGCGCCGCTGTCCGGGGGCGGCGAGACGACCGAGATGGACCTGGAGAAGACGGACGCGCAAGGGAATCTCGTCGTCCCGATCAATGCCCATGCGCGTATCACCCGGCCCGACCAGAACGGCGGGGCCGCGATGCTGCGGCGGCCCTTCTCGTACCACGACGGTTTCGACACGGACGGCGTGCCGGACGCGGGGCTGCTGTTCGTCTGCTGGCAGGCCGATCCGCTGCGCGGCTTCGTGACCGTGCAGCGGAAGCTGGACCGGGGTGACGCGCTGTCGAAGTTCATCCGGCACGAGGCGAGCGGGCTGTTCGCGGTGCCGGGCGGGGCCGCGGAGGGGGAGTACGTGGGGCAGCGGTTGCTGGAGGGGTGA
- the pheA gene encoding prephenate dehydratase → MPASYAYLGPEGTFTEVALRTLPETATRELIPYVSVQSALDAVRGGEAEAAFVPIENSVEGGITTTLDELVAGAPLMIYREVLLSITFALLVRPGTKLSDIKTVSAHPAAQPQVRNWLKNNLPDAHWESAASNADAARLVQEGQYDAAFAGEFAAARYGLEALETGIHDAENAQTRFVLVGRPARPAAPTGADKTSVVLWQRDDHPGGLRDLLGEFGTRGINLMLLQSRPTGAGIGNYCFCIDAEGHISDRRVAEALMGLKRICLQVRFLGSYPRADVQPGDVRAPLTGTSDEEFVSASEWVARCQDGRF, encoded by the coding sequence ATGCCAGCCAGCTATGCGTATCTCGGCCCTGAAGGCACCTTCACCGAAGTCGCCCTGCGCACCCTTCCCGAGACGGCCACCCGGGAACTGATCCCCTACGTGTCCGTGCAGTCCGCGCTCGACGCGGTCCGCGGCGGTGAGGCCGAGGCCGCGTTCGTACCGATCGAGAACTCCGTCGAGGGCGGCATCACGACCACGCTCGACGAACTGGTCGCGGGCGCCCCGCTGATGATCTACCGCGAGGTGCTGCTGTCCATCACCTTCGCCCTTCTGGTCCGGCCGGGCACGAAGCTGTCGGACATCAAGACGGTCTCCGCGCATCCGGCGGCCCAGCCGCAGGTCCGGAACTGGCTGAAGAACAACCTCCCCGACGCGCACTGGGAGTCGGCCGCCTCGAACGCGGACGCCGCACGTCTGGTCCAGGAGGGCCAGTACGACGCCGCCTTCGCCGGCGAGTTCGCCGCCGCCCGGTACGGCCTCGAGGCCCTGGAGACCGGGATCCACGACGCCGAGAACGCCCAGACCCGGTTCGTGCTGGTGGGCAGGCCCGCCCGGCCCGCGGCGCCGACCGGCGCGGACAAGACGTCCGTCGTGCTGTGGCAGCGCGACGACCACCCCGGCGGGCTGCGCGATCTGCTGGGCGAGTTCGGCACCCGGGGCATCAACCTGATGCTGCTCCAGTCCCGGCCCACCGGCGCCGGCATCGGCAACTACTGCTTCTGCATCGACGCCGAGGGCCATATCTCGGACCGCAGGGTCGCCGAGGCCCTGATGGGGCTCAAGCGGATCTGCCTCCAGGTGCGCTTCCTCGGCTCGTATCCGCGCGCCGATGTGCAGCCCGGGGATGTACGGGCTCCGCTGACGGGGACCTCGGACGAGGAGTTCGTGTCGGCGTCGGAGTGGGTGGCGCGCTGCCAGGACGGGCGGTTCTGA
- a CDS encoding YcnI family copper-binding membrane protein has translation MKASRLAAAGAVAASAVVVLSSPAFAHVTVQPEGTAAKGGYAVVDFKVPNEQDDASTTKLEVSFPTDHPLASVMPEPVEGWSIKTTKSTLDKPVESHGEKLTQAITKVTWTATGDGIKPGFFQKFPVSIGALPEDTDDLTFKALQTYSNGDVVRWIEEQQEGQEEPENPAPVLTLSAAEEGHHGSGASEEPADDASAAAATTTADAETDSSDTTARVLGIVGIVIGAVGVAYGVLAGRRRTDNA, from the coding sequence ATGAAGGCCTCTCGTCTCGCCGCCGCCGGCGCCGTCGCCGCCTCGGCCGTCGTCGTCCTGTCCTCCCCCGCGTTCGCGCACGTCACCGTGCAGCCCGAAGGGACCGCCGCCAAGGGCGGTTACGCCGTCGTCGACTTCAAGGTCCCCAACGAGCAGGACGACGCCTCGACGACCAAGCTCGAGGTCAGCTTCCCGACGGACCACCCGCTGGCCTCCGTGATGCCGGAACCGGTCGAGGGGTGGAGCATCAAGACCACCAAGTCCACGCTGGACAAGCCCGTCGAGTCGCACGGCGAGAAGCTCACCCAGGCGATCACCAAGGTCACCTGGACCGCCACCGGCGACGGCATCAAGCCCGGCTTCTTCCAGAAGTTCCCGGTCTCTATCGGCGCACTGCCCGAGGACACCGACGACCTCACCTTCAAGGCGCTCCAGACCTACTCCAACGGCGACGTCGTCCGCTGGATCGAGGAGCAGCAGGAGGGCCAGGAGGAGCCCGAGAACCCGGCTCCGGTGCTCACCCTGTCCGCCGCCGAGGAGGGCCACCACGGCTCGGGGGCGAGCGAGGAGCCCGCCGACGACGCCTCGGCGGCCGCCGCGACCACCACCGCCGACGCCGAGACCGACAGCAGCGACACCACCGCCCGCGTGCTCGGCATCGTCGGCATCGTCATCGGCGCGGTGGGCGTGGCCTACGGCGTGCTCGCCGGCCGCCGACGCACCGACAACGCCTGA
- a CDS encoding SCO family protein, producing the protein MRKKTFAAAALLAAATLTLSACGSSDGDDSPVAVVSEEAGSDKAATVLDQPFEKPDLVLTDTGGKPYDFRKETKGHPTLLYFGYTNCPDVCPLTMNNIAVAKKQLPKAEQDELRVVFVTTDPDRDTAKALGKWLKGIDTQVVGLTGDFATIQAGARTLGISIEPPHKEKGKIVSTHGTQVIAFSPKTDGGYVLYGEDATVDDYTADLPKLIKGENP; encoded by the coding sequence ATGCGCAAGAAGACGTTCGCGGCGGCCGCGCTGCTCGCCGCCGCCACCCTGACCCTCTCCGCCTGCGGCAGCAGCGACGGCGACGACTCGCCCGTCGCCGTGGTCTCCGAGGAGGCCGGCTCCGACAAGGCAGCCACCGTCCTCGACCAGCCGTTCGAGAAGCCGGACCTCGTCCTCACCGACACCGGCGGCAAGCCGTACGACTTCCGCAAGGAGACCAAGGGCCACCCGACCCTGCTCTACTTCGGCTACACCAACTGCCCCGACGTCTGCCCGCTGACGATGAACAACATCGCCGTCGCCAAGAAGCAGCTGCCCAAGGCCGAACAGGACGAGCTGCGGGTCGTGTTCGTCACCACCGACCCCGACCGGGACACCGCGAAGGCGCTCGGCAAGTGGCTCAAGGGCATCGACACGCAGGTGGTCGGCCTGACCGGCGACTTCGCCACCATCCAGGCCGGCGCCCGCACCCTGGGCATCTCCATCGAGCCGCCGCACAAGGAGAAGGGCAAGATCGTCTCCACGCACGGCACCCAGGTCATCGCCTTCTCCCCGAAGACCGACGGGGGCTACGTCCTCTACGGCGAGGACGCCACCGTCGACGACTACACCGCCGACCTCCCCAAGCTCATCAAGGGTGAGAACCCGTGA
- a CDS encoding copper resistance CopC/CopD family protein codes for MTQTIAPRVRTLVLLLLAATGLLLTGAGQASAHAALSGSDPQQGAVVDKAPAQISLTFTEQVSMSDDSLRVLDPKGKQVTSGAPSNVSGTTYTVKLHSGLPDGTYTVSYQVVSADSHPVAGAYTFSIGAPSATSVSVADETVGGGVVGWLYGFGRYMSYAGFIVLVGGAAFVLACWQRGSGVRALQRLVVSGWITLTAATLGLLLLRGAYTSSGKVGDIFDLDLLGQVLQTKTGAALVSRLLLLAAAALFIAVLFGAYDKREEEEEKRDLTFGLAVGGVVVAAGLAASWAMSEHASVGIQAGIAMPVDVLHLLAVAAWLGGLTALLLALYRAPADNPLDSTAVRRFSTVAFSSVVALVATGIYQSWRQLGSWSAFADTTYGQLLLVKIGLVVLLVGVAYLSRRWTARLAETVPAAAEVVAKEPAGARAGTGSKQTGTGSKQADGDSERAAQLARQQAAMDAARQKRSRDADPNRFGLRRSVLAEAGVAVVLLAVTTVLTQTEPGRTEEDAKAASSSAASASDSASGALTLDMPFDTGGEDGKGLVRIDLDPARVGGNEMHVYVQRPNGRAFDIPEVKVAFTLEAKDLGPLPVTPDHITTGHWTATGVQIPMAGEWNIAVTVRTSDIDQVTVDKNAQIG; via the coding sequence GTGACACAGACCATCGCCCCCCGCGTCCGGACCCTGGTGCTGCTGCTCCTGGCCGCGACCGGGCTGCTCCTCACCGGGGCCGGACAGGCCTCCGCGCATGCCGCGCTGAGCGGCAGCGACCCCCAGCAGGGGGCGGTGGTCGACAAGGCCCCGGCCCAGATATCGCTGACCTTCACCGAGCAGGTCTCGATGTCCGACGACTCGCTGCGCGTGCTCGATCCCAAGGGCAAGCAGGTCACCAGCGGCGCCCCGTCCAACGTGAGCGGCACGACATACACCGTGAAGCTGCACAGCGGCCTGCCCGACGGCACGTACACCGTCTCCTACCAGGTCGTCTCCGCGGACAGCCATCCCGTCGCCGGCGCCTACACCTTCTCCATCGGCGCCCCCTCCGCCACCTCCGTCTCGGTGGCCGACGAGACCGTGGGCGGCGGGGTCGTCGGCTGGCTGTACGGGTTCGGGCGGTACATGTCGTACGCCGGTTTCATCGTGCTGGTCGGCGGCGCCGCCTTCGTCCTGGCCTGCTGGCAGCGCGGCTCCGGAGTCCGCGCTCTGCAACGGCTCGTCGTCTCCGGATGGATCACGCTCACCGCGGCCACCCTCGGGCTGCTCCTCCTGCGCGGCGCCTACACCAGCAGCGGGAAAGTCGGCGACATCTTCGACCTGGACCTGCTCGGGCAGGTCCTCCAGACCAAGACGGGCGCGGCCCTCGTCTCCCGGCTCCTGCTGCTCGCCGCGGCGGCGCTGTTCATCGCGGTGCTCTTCGGGGCTTACGACAAGCGGGAAGAAGAGGAGGAGAAGCGGGACCTGACCTTCGGGCTCGCGGTCGGCGGGGTCGTCGTGGCCGCCGGGCTCGCGGCGAGCTGGGCGATGTCCGAGCACGCCTCCGTCGGCATCCAGGCCGGGATCGCGATGCCGGTCGACGTCCTCCACCTGCTCGCCGTCGCCGCCTGGCTCGGCGGACTCACCGCACTGCTCCTCGCGCTGTACCGGGCGCCCGCGGACAACCCGCTCGACTCCACCGCCGTACGCCGCTTCTCGACCGTCGCCTTCAGCAGCGTCGTCGCGCTGGTCGCCACCGGGATCTACCAGTCCTGGCGCCAGCTCGGCTCCTGGTCGGCGTTCGCCGACACGACGTACGGCCAGCTGCTGCTCGTCAAGATCGGACTCGTGGTGCTGCTCGTCGGCGTCGCGTACCTCTCCCGACGGTGGACGGCCCGGCTGGCGGAGACCGTGCCCGCGGCGGCCGAGGTCGTAGCGAAGGAGCCTGCCGGCGCCCGGGCCGGCACCGGCTCGAAGCAGACCGGCACCGGCTCGAAGCAGGCCGACGGCGACTCGGAGCGGGCCGCGCAGCTCGCCCGGCAGCAGGCCGCGATGGACGCGGCGCGGCAGAAGCGGTCACGGGACGCCGATCCGAACCGGTTCGGGCTACGGCGCTCCGTGCTCGCGGAGGCAGGCGTCGCCGTCGTCCTGCTCGCCGTCACCACCGTGCTGACGCAGACCGAGCCGGGACGCACCGAGGAGGACGCCAAGGCCGCGTCCTCGTCCGCCGCTTCCGCCTCGGACTCGGCGTCCGGGGCGCTGACCCTGGACATGCCGTTCGACACGGGCGGCGAGGACGGCAAGGGCCTCGTACGGATCGACCTGGACCCCGCGCGCGTGGGGGGCAACGAGATGCACGTCTACGTGCAGCGGCCCAACGGCCGGGCCTTCGACATCCCCGAGGTGAAGGTCGCCTTCACCCTCGAGGCCAAGGACCTCGGGCCCCTGCCCGTCACCCCCGACCACATCACCACCGGCCACTGGACGGCGACCGGAGTGCAGATCCCCATGGCCGGCGAGTGGAACATCGCCGTGACCGTACGGACCTCCGACATCGACCAAGTGACCGTCGACAAGAACGCGCAGATCGGCTGA
- a CDS encoding esterase/lipase family protein, whose translation MSHSTVRPAPRSRLMTWLAALGAITALLLGSPATSVAADTPKPPAGPTVSGPEALIRGTLQPDASPPGANDWQCRPTAAHPRPVVLLHATWSNANLNWITLSTWLKNAGYCVFAPNYGGEPGVPFKATRHIPDSAREIARYVDRVLETTGAKQVDLVGHSQGGGVLPRWYLRFEGGTNPADPAHNKVRRLIGLAPSNHGATASGLGTLTTELGLNQTVSLVAGQAYADQMVGSQVHTTLDRDGDTQQGVDYTVITTRYDEVVTPYHHQFLKAGPGATVRNILLQEVCPQDRSEHVSIAYDSNALQLVGNALDPAHAQPVSCRFSAPLIGG comes from the coding sequence ATGTCACATAGCACCGTCCGGCCCGCCCCGCGCTCCCGTCTGATGACTTGGCTGGCAGCCCTCGGCGCGATCACGGCCCTGCTACTCGGCTCCCCGGCTACGTCGGTCGCCGCCGACACCCCGAAACCGCCCGCGGGGCCGACCGTCTCGGGCCCCGAGGCCCTGATCCGCGGAACCCTCCAGCCGGATGCCTCACCACCAGGGGCGAACGACTGGCAGTGCCGGCCGACCGCCGCTCACCCCCGCCCTGTCGTCCTGCTGCACGCCACCTGGTCGAACGCCAACCTGAACTGGATCACGCTGTCCACCTGGCTGAAGAACGCCGGATACTGCGTCTTCGCGCCGAACTACGGCGGGGAACCGGGCGTTCCATTCAAGGCCACACGCCACATCCCCGACTCCGCCCGCGAGATCGCCCGCTACGTCGACCGGGTGCTGGAGACCACCGGCGCCAAGCAGGTCGACCTGGTCGGCCACTCGCAGGGCGGCGGCGTGCTGCCCCGCTGGTACCTGCGGTTCGAGGGCGGTACGAACCCGGCGGACCCGGCGCACAACAAGGTCCGCCGGCTCATCGGCCTGGCCCCGTCCAACCACGGCGCCACCGCGTCCGGTCTGGGCACCCTCACCACCGAACTCGGTCTCAATCAGACGGTGTCCCTCGTCGCGGGGCAGGCGTACGCGGACCAGATGGTCGGGTCCCAGGTGCACACCACGCTCGACCGGGACGGCGACACACAGCAGGGCGTCGACTACACGGTGATCACCACGCGATACGACGAGGTCGTCACGCCGTACCACCACCAGTTCCTCAAGGCGGGGCCGGGCGCGACCGTACGCAACATCCTTCTCCAAGAGGTCTGTCCCCAGGACCGCTCCGAACACGTGTCGATCGCCTACGACTCCAACGCCCTGCAACTCGTCGGCAACGCCCTCGACCCCGCCCATGCCCAGCCCGTGAGCTGCCGCTTCTCGGCTCCCCTCATCGGCGGCTGA
- the serS gene encoding serine--tRNA ligase produces the protein MIDLRLLREDPDRVRASQRARGEDVALVDSLLSADERRRSSGVRYDELRAEQKALGKLIPKASGDEKAELLKKASQLAADVKTADAERDAAAAETQELLLRLGNLVHPDVPVGGEEDFVELETHGTIRDFGAEGFEPKDHLELGQLLGAIDVERGAKVSGSRFYFLTGVGALLELALVNAAIAQATAAGFTPMLTPALVRPQSMAGTGFLGQAAQDVYHLANDDLYLVGTSEVPLAAYHMDEIIDADRLPLRYAGFSPCFRREAGSHGKDTRGIFRVHQFDKVEMFSYVAPEDSQAEHQRLLEWEKQWLTSLELPFRVIDVATGDLGSSAARKFDCEAWIPTQGKYRELTSTSDCTEFQSRRLSIRFRDGKQVKPLATLNGTLCAVPRTIVAILENHQQADGSVHVPEVLRPYLGGREVLEPVAK, from the coding sequence GTGATTGACCTTCGCCTGCTCCGTGAGGACCCCGACCGTGTGCGTGCGTCGCAGCGCGCCCGTGGAGAGGACGTCGCGCTCGTCGACTCCCTCCTGTCTGCCGACGAGCGGCGCAGGTCGTCCGGCGTCCGCTACGACGAGCTGCGCGCCGAGCAGAAGGCGCTCGGCAAGCTGATCCCCAAGGCCTCGGGGGACGAGAAGGCCGAGCTGCTGAAGAAGGCGAGCCAGCTCGCCGCCGACGTCAAGACGGCCGACGCCGAGCGCGACGCCGCCGCCGCCGAAACCCAGGAGCTGCTGCTCCGGCTGGGCAACCTCGTCCACCCCGACGTCCCCGTGGGCGGCGAGGAGGACTTCGTCGAGCTGGAGACGCACGGCACGATCCGTGACTTCGGCGCCGAGGGCTTCGAACCCAAGGACCACCTGGAGCTCGGCCAGCTGCTCGGCGCGATCGACGTCGAGCGCGGCGCGAAGGTCTCCGGCTCGCGCTTCTACTTCCTGACGGGTGTGGGCGCGCTCCTGGAACTGGCGCTGGTCAACGCGGCGATCGCGCAGGCCACGGCCGCCGGATTCACGCCGATGCTGACCCCGGCGCTGGTCCGCCCGCAGTCGATGGCCGGCACCGGCTTCCTCGGTCAGGCCGCCCAGGACGTCTACCACCTCGCCAACGACGACCTCTACCTGGTCGGCACCTCCGAGGTCCCCCTCGCCGCGTACCACATGGACGAGATCATCGACGCCGACCGCCTCCCGCTGCGCTACGCGGGCTTCTCGCCCTGCTTCCGCCGCGAGGCCGGTTCGCACGGCAAGGACACGCGGGGCATCTTCCGGGTCCACCAGTTCGACAAGGTCGAGATGTTCTCGTACGTCGCCCCGGAGGACTCGCAGGCCGAGCACCAGCGCCTGCTGGAGTGGGAGAAGCAGTGGCTGACGTCGCTGGAGCTGCCGTTCCGCGTCATCGACGTCGCGACCGGTGATCTGGGCTCCTCGGCCGCCCGCAAGTTCGACTGCGAGGCGTGGATCCCGACCCAGGGCAAGTACCGCGAGCTGACGTCGACCTCGGACTGCACCGAGTTCCAGTCCCGCCGTCTGTCGATCCGTTTCCGCGACGGCAAGCAGGTCAAGCCGCTGGCGACGTTGAACGGCACGCTGTGCGCCGTACCGCGCACGATCGTGGCGATCCTGGAGAACCACCAGCAGGCCGACGGCTCGGTCCACGTGCCCGAGGTGCTGCGTCCCTACCTCGGCGGCCGAGAGGTCCTGGAGCCGGTGGCCAAGTGA
- a CDS encoding ATP-binding protein → MSIWWSLHLRREAASVPLARRLLLGTMESAGVDPDISYDLSVALTEACANAVEHGGDTGHGGSAEAFRVTAYLDGEKCRIEVADSGPGFTGRQSLRPSHSEAEHGRGLYLIRELADHVQIGNKPGRGGAVVSFDKILKWRTDAPLVAV, encoded by the coding sequence ATGAGCATCTGGTGGTCACTCCATCTGCGGCGCGAGGCTGCGAGCGTTCCCCTCGCCCGGCGGCTGCTGCTCGGCACGATGGAGAGCGCGGGCGTCGACCCCGACATCTCCTACGACCTCTCCGTCGCCCTCACCGAGGCCTGCGCGAACGCCGTGGAGCACGGCGGCGACACCGGGCACGGCGGCTCGGCGGAGGCCTTCCGCGTCACCGCGTACCTCGACGGCGAGAAGTGCCGTATCGAAGTGGCCGACTCAGGACCGGGTTTCACCGGCCGGCAGAGCCTGCGTCCCTCCCACAGCGAAGCCGAACACGGCCGCGGCCTGTACCTCATCAGGGAACTCGCCGACCACGTCCAGATCGGCAACAAACCGGGACGTGGCGGCGCGGTGGTCAGCTTCGACAAGATCCTCAAGTGGCGGACTGACGCCCCTCTGGTGGCGGTGTGA
- a CDS encoding SGM_3592 family protein has product MAGESTQGGGQPESGDTWDELVLDDDFIRSAETSEPSARARMLAARWRKEKPEPQPWRSDEPPAGWFFSKSRRRRRRRR; this is encoded by the coding sequence ATGGCAGGAGAGTCGACGCAGGGCGGCGGACAGCCGGAGTCGGGGGACACCTGGGACGAGTTGGTCCTGGACGACGACTTCATACGCTCCGCCGAGACCTCCGAGCCGTCCGCCCGAGCCCGGATGCTCGCCGCCCGGTGGCGCAAGGAGAAGCCCGAGCCCCAGCCATGGCGGTCCGACGAGCCGCCCGCGGGGTGGTTCTTCAGCAAGTCCCGTCGGCGCAGGCGGCGGCGACGGTAG
- a CDS encoding HAD family hydrolase, translated as MSAGFPYRLIATDLDGTLLRSDESVSRRTREALAAATEAGAAHIVVTGRAVPWTRHILDDLGYEGLAVCGQGAQVYDAGQHRLLTSVTLDRQLAGVALAKIEAEVGPLYLAASRDGLDGDVLVGPGYAVTGALPSIPFTDASDLWTAPLNKIYIQHPELSDDDLAEASRQAAGGFVTVAMAGEGIVELLPLGLSKATGLSLAARRLGVKAAETIAFGDMPNDVPMFGWASYGVAMANAHEELKAVADEVTASNEEDGIAVVVERLLG; from the coding sequence GTGAGCGCCGGTTTCCCGTATCGGCTCATCGCGACCGACCTCGACGGCACGCTCCTGCGGTCCGACGAGTCGGTCTCCCGGCGCACCCGTGAGGCGCTCGCCGCGGCCACGGAGGCCGGTGCCGCGCACATCGTGGTGACCGGCCGCGCCGTCCCGTGGACGCGGCACATTCTCGACGACCTCGGCTACGAGGGCCTCGCGGTCTGCGGCCAGGGCGCGCAGGTGTACGACGCCGGGCAGCACCGTCTGCTGACGTCGGTGACGCTGGACCGGCAGCTGGCCGGGGTGGCCCTGGCGAAGATCGAGGCGGAGGTCGGGCCGCTGTATCTGGCGGCGAGCCGGGACGGGCTGGACGGCGATGTCCTGGTCGGTCCGGGCTACGCGGTCACGGGGGCGCTGCCGTCGATCCCGTTCACGGACGCGTCGGATCTGTGGACGGCGCCGCTGAACAAGATCTACATCCAGCACCCTGAGCTGTCGGACGACGACCTCGCGGAAGCCTCACGGCAGGCGGCCGGTGGTTTCGTCACCGTCGCCATGGCCGGCGAGGGCATCGTCGAGTTGCTGCCGCTGGGATTGTCGAAGGCGACGGGGCTGTCGCTCGCCGCGCGCCGGCTGGGTGTGAAGGCCGCGGAGACGATCGCCTTCGGCGACATGCCGAATGACGTGCCGATGTTCGGCTGGGCGTCGTACGGGGTGGCGATGGCCAACGCGCATGAGGAGCTGAAGGCCGTGGCCGATGAGGTGACCGCGTCCAACGAGGAGGACGGGATCGCGGTGGTCGTGGAGCGCCTACTCGGTTAG